The Nitrospirota bacterium genomic sequence TACGAGTGCCACAATCCTCATGTCAAGGCTCGGCCGGACTGGAACAACTGCACGCTGAAATGCCACTCGAATGTCCCGAATGTCGGCAAGCATGAACTGCATCTTCAGATGAATCTGACATGCAAGGATTGCCACAAACCTCACGAATGGAAAGTATCACCAGCTCAGGCGAGAAAAGACTGCATTAAGTGCCATGAATATAAAGATCCGAAAAATTTTCTGAAATAGAGGTAATATATGACATTCAATCCGATCAAGCTGTTCAACAATTTTACGAACTGGTTTTCAGAAAAACTGACGCCAAAGGCGAAAATCATCATAGCAACTGCCATGAGTGCCATCATTCATCAAAGAAAGACCAGATGGTCCAGATGTACCGCTTTGCCTTTCTCGGCCAGCGGTCGGTCAATCCGCGGCATGGAGAGGTGATCGTGCCCCGGACCCTCTGCCTGAGATGCCACTGGGACAGGGACGAGAAGTTCCCCAAGGCCCCTGATATCAGCAAGTCGCGGTATCACGCAAAGCATGTTTTCATCGAAAAGATCGAATGCACCAAATGCCACGGGTACAGAACG encodes the following:
- a CDS encoding cytochrome c3 family protein; amino-acid sequence: MVQMYRFAFLGQRSVNPRHGEVIVPRTLCLRCHWDRDEKFPKAPDISKSRYHAKHVFIEKIECTKCHGYRTHKFSLEERYCLTCHKDKGFRPHGTTDKPHEKTPMGELPCLNCHTDRTSNLLPERKKCLFCHGDEK